TGAGACAATGGGGCCATTCATTTTGTGGAGTTTTTACACTTGTAAATATCACAATTAGTTGAAAATTTTGCACTATGGCCCCTGCCATGGCTTGAATATGTCTGTCTCTCATTTATACAAGTATGACTCCATCACACAAGCAGTAAACCGCCTCCCCACCTCCCCagaaaaaatacaaaacaaaaactgGATTCAACACTTTCTACAAGTAAGGctttaaacaatttttatgctaatttttaataatgagcACACAAAATATTGaatcttttttacttattaattGAACATAAAGAGTATAGGAAACAAATTTAGCCTAGCACTGAACAGATGCAGTTGCCAGTGCTCAAATCGGGCATAAGGAGTGGTGAAGCAATTTAGCCTCTCTTCTATACATGATAATTGCCCTTGGAAGTGATCGACAAGCACTTTCATCAAGAAACTAGATTATTAACaaaatgaatagaaaaatTGGGTAAATTGGAAGGGGAAAGAACCTTGAGCTCAATAGCAGCAGACTCTTTGAGCGCAGCGATAGCCTGAAGATCAATGATTTCGTCGTTGGTTATGGGTTCAGAGCCAGGTTCCATCAACAAGGCCATGCTCTTTCTTCTATCAagcaaaatgcaaaatttgagTTGAGGTTTTCTAGCATTGATTTTGAACAGTCATCGCTAACGGGCCTCTTGTTTGGGCTTTCTTTTTGGAATAATTGAAGGCTCATTTCAAGCTTCAAATGAGGCCCAATGTATTAATAACCGCTTCTTTTACAACTTACAACTTttcaaactaaattattattttttatttttcaatatcaTAATCCTTTAtataatgttttttattttaaattaaatttatagataTGTTCCATCATTAACTCGTTAATCATTAGTGATATACGTACGTTAACTCGTTAATCATTAGTGATAGTTCGTTTATTAGTACATATCTTATAGCATAGACGGAATTATTTGTGTTATGGCAGAAATGATAAAAACTCACGTGACAACTAAAAATATTGGTTTTTGGTATATTTAGCAAATGGAAAGGGCTCTCTATAAAATGAAATCTGGTATATCCGATTCCAaaagattaatataatatcgaaggcttagaaataacaATGGTGCAGTTAAACCCTCGACAAAAGAAGCATCTACTGGTGGTGTCATTAGGAACTCAAACGGAGAGTGATTTTTGGGATATGCCCGACGCCTTGGAGAAAGCTATGTGTTGATTGCCGAGTTGTGGGCTATATACGATGGCTTAAAGCTTGCATGGAAGTACAAACTTCAAAATGTTGTTGTGGAATGTGACAATATCACCGTAGTGCTCATGGTTAACTCAAGGAGAAATGAAGGCTGCAACTATAGCATTGTTAGACACATTTAGGCTTTGATTGATAAAGAGTGGCATGTAGAGGTTAAGCATGCCTATCGCGAAGCAAACCGGGTGGCAGACTTTATAGAGAACTGGGGTTTGAAGATGCACGAGATCTTTCGACTGCTAAACGATCCTCCGGGAGGCATCGATCATCTACTTCAGCTAGATAAGATAGGTGAGTCTGTCTCTCGATCTGTTGCTGCCTAAGCATTTGTATCTCTAGAGCTTTGGCTCTCCTCTTGtaaccaaaaaacaaaaaaataaataacaaacttGTCTAAATTtgcttatttttcttaataaaacTTGAGCTGCATTTATCCCCACCTCTCATCATCCTTCTCTATCAACTTCCATCCCTAAAACTGTACACAAAAATATGTCCTTTATAACCATACCCCAATCTCTCtatgatttgttttatacaccacaatctcaataaatacaGTTGATAAGCAGAGTTGATTCTTGAAAACATGATCACAGCTGTGTCGAAGCTGTTCATCTGCGGCCGAACCTGAACTCCATGGAACGAGCAACGGAGGACGGATAGAATGCGTTCATGAAGCGACGAGAAGGAGCACCGTGAGGCTCTACTTCACCGCTCTTCCTCCTTGAAGATGCACTCTTCGTTAATGACTTGGTATCAAAAGTCGAGGAATTGACCGAAACATCATCTGCGAATGACATAGGGTGGCCGACTGCGCCATCTTGATGTGGAGGTGGGAACTTCTCGCTCTTGCTCTTCCCTTTCCTGTCCGACATCACTCTCAGCCTCTGCACGTTAATTAAAAAAGCTTCGTTACCCAAAAACGCGCCTTTTATTCTCAAGAATATAGTATATGAAATTAAGTTAAGAAACTGGTGCAtgcatttaaatttgtttggaGTTCCGCGTTGGCTTCTGGAGCTGGAATTGCACGGATGGCCTTGTTGTGCACTCGAGTTCGTCTATGGCCATCGTTCATTTGTGACTTTCTACCTAAACCACGTTGCCTGCAAAgatagtgaaaaaaaattagtgtaaCAACTTAGAATACTGTAATTGTTGACAATTATATTGAAGAATGAAGAAAGTAACACACCTTTTGGCTGCTTCATCTCTCAATTTCAAATCCATTTCTTTGGTGGGAGGAAATTTTGGTAAACTTGATGGTTCACAGGCATATGGTTCAGTTGTAAAGAACTGGCAAAAACACTCGAAATGGTCAGCAACGAAACGACTTTGATGCAACGTGTTTGCATTGGACAGACGGTTATTTACCTTACTATTCAATGCTGCAGTAGCAGTGCCTCGTGCATGAGGGTCGATTGAAAGAAGAGTTCCTATTAGAGCAAGAGACGACGATGGAAAATCCTTAAACGTCTCCTTTATACAACATTTATACGGCTGCTGGGGTTTGTAGAGAGTCGCATTGGGCAACTTTGATTTCTTCCAGAATTCTTCGGGAGGAGAACCACATAACTTGAATATCTTGTGTAGCTGCTCGACCTAATTCGCAAAAGATCCCATAACTCGAGGTTATAAAATTATCCCTTTATTGTTAAGAAAGTAGGATCAGTAACCAAGCGAGAGATACAGAAACCTAAATAAAATACCTCTGTTCGTCCGCGCAGTATTGGCTTTCCAGAGAGAAGTTCTGCCAGAATACAGCCAGCGCTCCACAAATCGACACCGACACCATAGGAAGTGGCCCCTAGCAACAGTTCAGGAGGGCGATACCAGAGGGTGACCACACGGCTCGTCATTGGTTTCTTGCTTTCGGGATTGAAAAAAGAAGCAAGACCAAAATCAGCTATTTTTAGTATCCCTTCGTTGTCAATCAGCAGATTGGAGCACTTGATATCACGATGCAAGACACCATTGCTGTGGCAGTGCTCCAAACCGGACATCAATTGCTTCATATAGCATTTGACCTGCACGACAAGAAGAGAATGATGAGGTAACTATTATGATACTACTACATGAGTACTACACGACTCTGCTCAGCGCAAGAGAATAGAGCACGATGAAATCAGATGATCCATCAGCTCCAAATTTCTAATATAACAAAGACATCTAACTAGCTTTAGAATTGCAGAACCAATAAGTACATACATAGAAACTCCTCAATAAAAACAGAAAGCAGGgggaaaaaatattgtttgatGCATCCTCATTGCACATTAGCTCCCATCCCCCACctaagagaagaaagaaacgAAAGATTCTACTACCAAAGACCCGTGAATAAGCAGGAAAAAGGTGTTTACTTGTACCTACTGTTTAAAAAACAATCAGAAACTTCTTGATAAAGGACCTTTGTTGTTTGTGTACAAAGATGAAGAAGCTAATTCTACTACCGGCATCCAAAACGAACAAATAGAAGATAACAGTTGCTACCATATATcgaaaaaaagtgaaaaactTGCATAATTcaaggaaaaataataatgaaagaaCCATGTGTATCATATCAAAAGCTTTAACACTCCAAAAAATCGATATGATTATTACTtctttaatagtagtacttacTTACCTGTGCCTCGGTGAAGTTGGAAGATTGAAGCGCAGCAAGGCCAGAAAGATCATGCTCCATGTACTCAAACACGAGGTAGAGGCTGCTTGACATCCGCGAAATAACAAGGCCTTCGAGCTTGATCACATTCGGATGATTTAGTCGCCTCAACACAAGTATCTCTCTTGCCATGAACCTCACAGCTTCCGGCTCAAAGTTATCGAACCTCACCTTCTTCAACGCCACCACCTTCCCCGTCATCAAATCCCTAGCCTTATACACATTGCTATACGTCCCTTGCCCAATCTGTGCAACATTAATTCCCCCCTCCCAAAAAttcagaatttttttattcaaaaattatcACATTACTACTCTACACTCTAATACAGTTATTATCAGTTTATATCACTTGCATAAACAAGAAAGAGAATGCTTAGAACTTTTGTACCTAACGCATAGAAAGTAGTACATAATGCGAAAgcatgaaaaaagtaggaccttTACAATCAACAAAGGGTGACTTTACAAACCTATGGAAACATATTAACGCCGTGAATTGGCGGAATTTGTTAGTACCTTTGCAAGTTTTTCGAAGGAGTTAGCCCGCCGCGGCTCCCACCCCTTGATCTCGTCgccggcgacggcgacgagcCACGGCGGCCACGCTTCCGCTCCGGCGCCCATTCTCAGCCTGAATTCCGGCACATTCCGCCGTTGATACTTTTCCCGATTCCGGCGAGTGGCTCTTTTTCCAAGAACACACCCCATGAAATCGAGCAAGCAGTTTGTGAAATGTCAACTTCCCATTGCTTGTGTTCAAAATTGTGAAAAAGAAGTGATCTTTTTTGGATGGAATGAGCAGCAGAGCATTTATTGCTTCGTCAGCGAGTTGGTGTGAGTGATTAACTGATGGAGAAAATGAGGTCCCGGGTTTAATGGAGGATTCAAATCAGAGTATAATCGCCCAATTCTTCAATGAGAAAAAACGTGAAATGCTGCGGATTTTCGAATTGgagaaaatcaaattcaatgaGTGTATGCTTGTCTGTAAATTTGTTATTCAggtaaaaagaatataaataattaatttgaacaAAATCAGGCATGATTAAAGAATTTGGCCTTTTTCTTCTGCTTGGAAATATAAGCTGCTGGCGTAAGTagactagtattttattttttactctaAATAGggaaattaaaatgttttattgtataaaattaagatatttaaaaataaatccaaaccTCCAACTTCTTTGTTTTTTCTGGTTTTTCTAAATACAACAACACTACAGGACAGTCTGAATATTTCTCTCTTGTACAAAATTCAACTAGTCTGATTCAATTCTCGTGAAAagaataataagaataaatacCTAGAACAGTGATgttatgaatatttttcaaagatgaaataaaaaagtccAATTCGTAGACTTTTTCAATTTCCCTCGTCCTTTTcattctttacttttttttcgtGATTGTGATTCAACTATATTAACTTACATTTCTGTATTTATTAAGAATAATGCATTCAAGTGGTGTCCTTCCTTTAAATCCCAAATCAATTAagactctttttttttcaactataaCGTATTCTAGaacaaaaattgattttgaggtgattttaaattaaagattatcTGACTAAAAACTCCTCTTGGTATCGTGTGAAAGGAAAACACGCCAAtagaattgatattttttatctctttaaaCACACCTcccaaaattgaatttgatgtgTTATCAAGCACCAATTTTTATGATGCGAGTAGTCTCATTTCAatcc
The genomic region above belongs to Salvia hispanica cultivar TCC Black 2014 chromosome 3, UniMelb_Shisp_WGS_1.0, whole genome shotgun sequence and contains:
- the LOC125216127 gene encoding probable serine/threonine-protein kinase At1g54610, whose amino-acid sequence is MGCVLGKRATRRNREKYQRRNVPEFRLRMGAGAEAWPPWLVAVAGDEIKGWEPRRANSFEKLAKIGQGTYSNVYKARDLMTGKVVALKKVRFDNFEPEAVRFMAREILVLRRLNHPNVIKLEGLVISRMSSSLYLVFEYMEHDLSGLAALQSSNFTEAQVKCYMKQLMSGLEHCHSNGVLHRDIKCSNLLIDNEGILKIADFGLASFFNPESKKPMTSRVVTLWYRPPELLLGATSYGVGVDLWSAGCILAELLSGKPILRGRTEVEQLHKIFKLCGSPPEEFWKKSKLPNATLYKPQQPYKCCIKETFKDFPSSSLALIGTLLSIDPHARGTATAALNSKFFTTEPYACEPSSLPKFPPTKEMDLKLRDEAAKRQRGLGRKSQMNDGHRRTRVHNKAIRAIPAPEANAELQTNLNRLRVMSDRKGKSKSEKFPPPHQDGAVGHPMSFADDVSVNSSTFDTKSLTKSASSRRKSGEVEPHGAPSRRFMNAFYPSSVARSMEFRFGRR